Proteins encoded by one window of Xanthomonas sp. DAR 80977:
- the aceE gene encoding pyruvate dehydrogenase (acetyl-transferring), homodimeric type, giving the protein MNWLNEVLQNDPNPTETQEWIESLKAVIDVAGPERAHQLLEDMVELTRRSGAYLPFSPTTEYVNTIAPANEAKSPGDAAIEWKIRSIIRWNAMATVVRANRKPGDLGGHIASFASAATLYDVGFNHFWRAPSDKHPGDLLYIQGHSAPGIYARAFLEGRINETQLDHFRMEVDGQGISSYPHPWLMPDFWQTPTVSMGLGPLSAIYQAQFMKYLEHRGLIEKSDRKVWCFIGDGESDEPETLGAIALAGREGLDNLIFVVNCNLQRLDGPVRGNGKIIQELEGVFRGGGWNVIKLLWGGYWDALLARDTDGVLRKLMMETVDGEYQNCKAFGGAYTRANFFGKYPETAAMVAGLSDDDIWRLNRGGHDPHKVYAAYHQAVNTKGMPTVILAKTVKGYGMGSSGESLNPTHQTKKLDDDAVRAFRDRFNIPLSDKQLADAEQVPFYHPGPDSPEVQYLQERRAALGGYLPQRRRKADQSFTVPGLDKYDRLLKSSGERSYSTTMAFVQSLNIALRDKDLGPRIVPIVADEARTFGMEGMFRQIGIYAPFGQKYKPVDADQLMFYREDQSGQVLQQGISEPGAISSWLAAGTSYSVSNVPMLPFYIYYSMFGFQRVGDIAWQAADMRTRGFLLGGTAGRTTLNGEGLQHEDGFSQVIAGSIPNVRSYDPTFGFEVTVVMQYGMKRMMQEQVDEYYYITLMNENYTHPEMPAGAEDGIIKGMYLLQDAGKPKKGELRVQLLGSGTILREAIAAAELLDKDFGVTADIWSCPSFNELRRDGFDAERWNRLHPEGEQRKPYVTQLLEGRQGPVIAATDYVRAFADQIRAFVPTHYTVLGTDGFGRSDTRANLRRFFEVDRYYIAHAAIAALAKDGKMTGKDVARAIKQYKIDAEKANPVGV; this is encoded by the coding sequence ATGAACTGGTTGAACGAGGTGCTGCAGAACGATCCGAACCCCACTGAGACCCAGGAGTGGATCGAATCGCTCAAGGCCGTCATCGATGTGGCGGGCCCCGAGCGCGCGCATCAGCTGCTGGAGGACATGGTCGAACTGACCCGCCGCTCCGGCGCCTACCTGCCGTTCTCGCCGACCACCGAGTACGTCAACACCATCGCGCCCGCCAACGAGGCCAAGAGCCCGGGCGATGCGGCCATCGAGTGGAAGATCCGCTCGATCATCCGCTGGAACGCCATGGCCACCGTGGTCCGCGCCAACCGCAAGCCCGGCGACCTGGGCGGCCACATCGCCTCCTTCGCCTCGGCCGCCACCCTCTACGACGTGGGCTTCAACCACTTCTGGCGCGCCCCGTCCGACAAGCACCCCGGCGACCTGCTCTACATCCAGGGCCACAGCGCCCCGGGCATCTACGCCCGCGCCTTCCTCGAAGGCCGCATCAACGAGACCCAGCTCGACCATTTCCGCATGGAAGTGGACGGCCAGGGCATCTCCTCCTACCCGCACCCGTGGCTGATGCCGGACTTCTGGCAGACCCCCACCGTGTCGATGGGCCTGGGCCCGCTCAGCGCCATCTACCAGGCGCAGTTCATGAAGTACCTGGAGCACCGCGGCCTGATCGAGAAGTCCGACCGCAAGGTGTGGTGCTTCATCGGCGACGGCGAGAGCGACGAGCCGGAAACCCTGGGCGCCATCGCCCTGGCCGGCCGCGAAGGCCTGGATAACCTGATCTTCGTGGTGAACTGCAACCTGCAGCGCCTGGACGGCCCGGTGCGCGGCAACGGCAAGATCATCCAGGAGCTGGAAGGCGTGTTCCGCGGCGGCGGCTGGAACGTCATCAAGCTGCTGTGGGGCGGCTACTGGGACGCGCTGCTGGCGCGCGACACCGACGGCGTGCTGCGCAAGCTGATGATGGAAACCGTCGACGGCGAATACCAGAACTGCAAGGCCTTCGGCGGCGCCTACACCCGCGCCAACTTCTTCGGCAAATACCCGGAGACCGCGGCCATGGTCGCCGGCCTGTCCGACGACGACATCTGGCGCCTGAACCGCGGCGGCCACGACCCGCACAAGGTCTACGCCGCCTACCACCAGGCGGTGAACACCAAGGGCATGCCCACCGTGATCCTGGCCAAGACCGTCAAGGGCTACGGCATGGGCTCCTCGGGCGAATCGCTCAACCCCACCCACCAGACCAAGAAGCTGGACGACGACGCCGTGCGCGCGTTCCGCGACCGCTTCAACATCCCGCTCAGCGACAAGCAGCTGGCCGACGCCGAGCAGGTGCCGTTCTACCACCCCGGTCCGGACTCGCCGGAAGTGCAGTACCTGCAGGAACGCCGCGCCGCGCTCGGCGGCTACCTGCCGCAGCGCCGCCGCAAGGCCGACCAGTCGTTCACCGTGCCCGGCCTGGACAAGTACGACCGCCTGCTCAAGTCCAGCGGCGAGCGCAGCTACTCCACCACCATGGCCTTCGTGCAGAGCCTCAACATCGCCCTGCGCGACAAGGACCTGGGCCCGCGCATCGTGCCCATCGTGGCCGACGAAGCGCGCACCTTCGGCATGGAAGGCATGTTCCGCCAGATCGGCATCTACGCCCCGTTCGGCCAGAAGTACAAGCCGGTGGACGCCGACCAGCTGATGTTCTACCGCGAGGACCAGTCCGGCCAGGTGCTGCAGCAGGGCATCAGCGAGCCGGGCGCCATCTCCTCGTGGCTGGCCGCCGGCACCAGCTACTCGGTCAGCAACGTGCCGATGCTGCCGTTCTACATCTACTACTCCATGTTCGGCTTCCAGCGCGTGGGCGACATCGCCTGGCAGGCGGCGGACATGCGCACCCGCGGCTTCCTGCTCGGCGGCACCGCCGGCCGCACCACGCTCAACGGCGAAGGCCTGCAGCACGAAGACGGCTTCAGCCAGGTCATCGCCGGGTCGATCCCGAACGTGCGCAGCTACGACCCCACCTTCGGCTTCGAGGTCACCGTGGTCATGCAGTACGGCATGAAGCGGATGATGCAAGAGCAGGTGGACGAGTACTACTACATCACCCTGATGAACGAAAACTACACCCACCCGGAAATGCCGGCCGGTGCAGAGGACGGCATCATCAAGGGCATGTACCTGCTGCAGGACGCCGGCAAGCCCAAGAAGGGCGAACTGCGCGTGCAGCTGCTGGGCTCGGGCACCATCCTGCGCGAAGCCATCGCCGCCGCCGAGCTGCTGGACAAGGACTTCGGCGTCACCGCCGACATCTGGTCCTGCCCCAGCTTCAACGAACTGCGCCGCGATGGGTTCGATGCGGAGCGCTGGAACCGCCTGCATCCGGAAGGCGAGCAGCGCAAGCCTTATGTGACGCAGCTGCTGGAAGGGCGGCAGGGGCCGGTGATCGCCGCCACGGATTACGTGCGTGCCTTTGCCGACCAGATCCGCGCTTTCGTGCCGACGCACTACACCGTGCTGGGGACGGATGGCTTCGGCCGCTCGGATACCCGCGCCAACCTGCGGCGGTTCTTCGAGGTTGACCGCTACTACATCGCGCATGCGGCGATTGCGGCGCTGGCGAAGGATGGCAAGATGACTGGGAAGGATGTGGCTCGGGCGATCAAGCAGTACAAGATCGATGCGGAGAAGGCTAATCCGGTTGGGGTTTGA
- a CDS encoding SpoIIE family protein phosphatase yields MLWGSLIQVALLAGLALLFYLGARQVVVRNAREEVAGLAQQTARSLDATLGSVQVSGRTLAAGASAVGRQPFNLRSLLHATLEGDPDIAGALLVIEPGALKGDDRGFAWHLRRMHGTLVEQSADTLGFDYRSMPWYRRTLAAQAPWWSEPYSDASTGGDYLTTYNLPLRLPGDGAQARAIGMVSVDVPLKRLQAIVAELPASAGLQPMLLSPDGLFVLHPDPALRFHRTLEAHVARARPDLSPLAAALSTHAPVRFAHTAPDGERYLTQSAAVGDTGWTFALTVSERYILAGLNRIALWVGVGGGSALLLWLWLLHRYTARLARPIEDLTNSAGHFSQGEFDYPLRHVERQDEVGVMARAFDRARGSIKLQLAEIATLAQARQRMQSELSIARDIQQAMLPDGRTFDSAHKHLETYALLEPATMVGGDFYQFFETEPGLLWFVVGDVSDKGVPAALFMARAMTVLEVAARRHNRPDAILIAASKRLVEGNETCMFATVLCGLIDVHSGDYWLSSAGHEPPVLLGADGHAQLLALESGPPLGIEPQTCYPVVRGRLAAGATLLSYTDGITEAMDAHDQPYGAERLLAALQPGIDAQAQCAQVLAAVHAFTAAAPQSDDITLLAIRLRQDRMREGGT; encoded by the coding sequence ATGCTGTGGGGCAGCCTGATCCAGGTGGCGCTGCTGGCGGGCCTGGCGCTGCTGTTCTACCTGGGCGCGCGCCAGGTGGTGGTGCGCAATGCGCGCGAGGAGGTGGCCGGGCTGGCGCAGCAGACCGCGCGCAGCCTGGACGCGACGCTGGGCTCGGTGCAGGTGAGCGGGCGCACCCTGGCCGCCGGCGCGTCCGCGGTCGGGCGCCAGCCGTTCAACCTGCGCAGCCTGCTGCACGCCACCCTGGAGGGCGACCCGGACATCGCCGGGGCGCTGCTGGTGATCGAGCCCGGCGCGCTGAAGGGCGACGACCGCGGCTTCGCCTGGCACCTGCGGCGCATGCACGGCACGCTGGTCGAGCAATCGGCCGACACGCTGGGCTTCGACTACCGCAGCATGCCCTGGTACCGGCGCACGCTGGCGGCGCAGGCACCCTGGTGGTCCGAGCCGTACAGCGACGCCTCCACCGGCGGCGACTACCTCACCACCTACAACCTGCCGCTGCGCCTGCCCGGCGATGGCGCGCAGGCGCGGGCGATCGGCATGGTCAGCGTGGACGTGCCGCTGAAGCGGCTGCAGGCCATCGTCGCCGAGCTGCCGGCCAGCGCCGGGCTGCAGCCGATGCTGCTGTCGCCGGACGGACTGTTCGTGCTGCATCCGGACCCGGCGCTGCGCTTCCACCGCACCCTGGAGGCGCATGTGGCGCGCGCCCGGCCGGACCTGTCGCCGCTGGCCGCCGCGCTGTCCACGCATGCGCCGGTGCGCTTCGCCCACACCGCCCCCGACGGCGAGCGCTACCTGACCCAGAGCGCGGCGGTCGGCGACACCGGCTGGACCTTCGCGCTGACCGTGTCCGAGCGCTACATCCTGGCCGGGCTCAACCGCATCGCGCTGTGGGTGGGGGTGGGCGGCGGCTCCGCGCTGCTGCTGTGGCTGTGGCTGCTGCACCGCTACACCGCACGGCTGGCGCGGCCGATCGAGGACCTGACCAATTCGGCCGGGCATTTCAGCCAGGGCGAGTTCGACTACCCGCTGCGCCACGTGGAGCGGCAGGACGAGGTGGGGGTGATGGCGCGCGCCTTCGACCGCGCGCGCGGCTCGATCAAGCTGCAGTTGGCGGAGATCGCCACGCTGGCGCAGGCGCGGCAGCGGATGCAGAGCGAACTGTCGATCGCGCGCGACATCCAGCAGGCGATGCTGCCGGACGGGCGCACCTTCGACAGCGCGCACAAGCACCTGGAGACCTACGCGCTGCTGGAGCCGGCGACGATGGTCGGCGGCGATTTCTACCAGTTCTTCGAGACCGAGCCGGGGCTGCTGTGGTTCGTGGTCGGCGACGTGTCCGACAAGGGCGTGCCGGCGGCGCTGTTCATGGCCCGGGCGATGACCGTGCTGGAGGTGGCCGCGCGCCGCCACAACCGCCCGGACGCGATCCTGATCGCGGCTTCGAAGCGCCTGGTCGAGGGCAACGAGACCTGCATGTTCGCCACCGTGCTGTGCGGGCTGATCGACGTGCACAGCGGCGACTACTGGCTGTCCAGCGCCGGCCACGAGCCGCCGGTGCTGCTCGGCGCCGACGGCCACGCGCAGCTGCTGGCGCTGGAATCGGGCCCGCCGCTGGGGATCGAGCCGCAGACCTGCTACCCGGTGGTGCGCGGGCGCCTGGCCGCCGGCGCCACCCTGCTGAGCTACACCGACGGCATCACCGAGGCGATGGACGCGCACGATCAGCCTTACGGCGCCGAGCGGCTGCTGGCCGCGCTGCAGCCCGGCATCGACGCGCAGGCGCAGTGCGCGCAGGTGCTGGCCGCGGTGCACGCGTTCACCGCAGCCGCACCGCAGTCCGACGACATTACCTTGCTGGCGATTCGCCTGCGCCAGGATCGGATGCGGGAGGGAGGCACATGA
- a CDS encoding ATP-binding protein gives MKLRLQMVPALDTLAQLSDTLEAALLRHGVTGEHVSRARLIVEELACNTLEHGHLASEQPPVEVLLQVDTGALVLEFHDSGPAFDLRAAPVPDLDADIAQRPIGGLGLHLVRQLADHIDYRHDAGRNVVRITLLQPFDPAPQEFPA, from the coding sequence ATGAAACTACGGCTGCAGATGGTGCCGGCGCTGGACACGCTGGCGCAGTTGAGCGACACGCTGGAGGCCGCGCTGCTGCGCCACGGCGTGACCGGGGAGCACGTGAGCCGGGCCAGGCTGATCGTGGAGGAACTGGCCTGCAACACGCTCGAGCACGGTCACCTGGCCAGCGAACAGCCGCCGGTGGAGGTGCTGCTGCAGGTGGACACTGGCGCGCTGGTGCTGGAATTCCACGACAGCGGCCCGGCCTTCGACCTGCGCGCCGCACCGGTGCCGGACCTGGACGCGGACATCGCGCAGCGTCCGATCGGCGGCCTCGGCCTGCACCTGGTGCGGCAGCTGGCCGACCACATCGACTACCGTCACGACGCCGGCCGCAACGTCGTGCGCATCACCCTGCTGCAGCCCTTCGACCCCGCCCCCCAGGAGTTCCCCGCATGA
- a CDS encoding STAS domain-containing protein gives MTTLSLQIEPTQDRRQRIILSGRLDTHTYQALDEALAPLLATQITTLVLDLSHLDYISSAGIRSIFKARKVLATRDGRVLVVNPQPQIRKVFDVVKAVPLNEIFTSVQELDAYLDEMQRRVLEEGEGG, from the coding sequence ATGACCACGTTGAGCCTGCAAATCGAACCCACGCAGGACCGGCGCCAGCGCATCATCCTCAGCGGGCGCCTGGACACGCATACCTACCAGGCCCTGGACGAGGCGCTGGCGCCGCTGCTGGCCACCCAGATCACCACCCTGGTGCTGGACCTGTCGCACCTGGACTACATCAGCAGCGCCGGCATCCGCTCGATCTTCAAGGCGCGCAAGGTGCTGGCCACCCGCGACGGCCGGGTGCTGGTGGTCAACCCGCAACCGCAGATCCGCAAGGTGTTCGACGTGGTCAAGGCGGTGCCGTTGAACGAGATCTTCACCTCGGTGCAGGAGCTGGACGCGTACCTGGACGAGATGCAGCGGCGGGTGCTGGAGGAGGGCGAAGGCGGTTGA
- a CDS encoding PadR family transcriptional regulator yields the protein MPRPTDPNHRHPRRLFDEDSPGRGPHGRGGGRGGRPLGHGDLRLLLLAMIETQPRHGYELIRAVADLFHGLYTPSAGTVYPTLAQLEAQGLVQADADAARKRYAITADGLAFVQAQRAQLDAAVERTHHSARALVRANVPAPVREAMRRIKHGLLARHGRWTDAEVERVAQLLMQAADGMERDADG from the coding sequence ATGCCCCGCCCCACCGACCCCAATCACCGTCACCCACGCCGCCTGTTCGACGAGGACAGCCCCGGCCGCGGTCCACATGGTCGTGGCGGCGGGCGTGGCGGCCGCCCGCTCGGCCATGGCGACCTGCGCCTGCTGCTGCTGGCGATGATCGAGACCCAGCCGCGCCACGGTTACGAGCTGATCCGCGCGGTCGCCGACCTGTTCCATGGGCTGTACACGCCCAGCGCCGGCACCGTCTACCCGACCCTGGCGCAGCTGGAGGCGCAGGGCCTGGTGCAGGCGGACGCCGACGCGGCGCGCAAGCGCTACGCGATCACCGCCGACGGCCTGGCCTTCGTGCAGGCGCAGCGCGCGCAGCTGGACGCGGCGGTGGAACGCACCCACCACAGCGCGCGCGCGCTGGTCCGCGCCAACGTGCCGGCACCGGTGCGCGAGGCGATGCGCCGGATCAAGCATGGCCTGCTGGCGCGCCACGGCCGCTGGACCGACGCGGAAGTCGAACGCGTCGCGCAGCTGCTGATGCAGGCCGCCGACGGCATGGAGCGCGACGCCGATGGCTGA
- a CDS encoding siderophore-interacting protein: MNTHENRLLRHPLRIRHLQVLRTQPLTPHMRRIVVGGPALDGFVSAGPDDHVKLFFPNADGVFVLPTMTDNGPVYPADAAPSPARDYTPRHYDAAAQELTLDFVLHGDGPACRWAARANPGDALVVGGPRGSFVAADDYAAYVLIGDETALPAIGRWLEELPAGAQVEALIEIPGFADRQALPSRAQVRITWLERNGVPVLSSQLLEDALRDFEAPDGDAFYWIACESARARMMRKFVEGRLNVPKEWIRATGYWKSGREEEA, encoded by the coding sequence ATGAACACCCATGAAAACCGCCTGCTGCGCCATCCGCTGCGGATCCGCCACCTGCAGGTGCTGCGCACCCAACCGCTGACCCCGCACATGCGCCGCATCGTGGTCGGCGGCCCGGCGCTGGACGGCTTCGTCAGCGCCGGACCCGACGACCACGTCAAGCTGTTCTTCCCCAACGCCGATGGCGTGTTCGTGCTGCCGACGATGACCGACAACGGCCCAGTGTATCCGGCCGATGCCGCGCCCTCGCCGGCGCGCGACTACACCCCGCGCCACTACGACGCCGCGGCGCAGGAGCTGACCCTGGATTTCGTGCTGCACGGCGACGGCCCGGCCTGCCGCTGGGCGGCGCGGGCCAACCCGGGCGACGCGCTGGTGGTCGGCGGCCCGCGCGGCTCGTTTGTCGCCGCCGACGATTACGCCGCCTACGTGCTGATCGGCGACGAGACCGCGCTGCCGGCGATCGGCCGCTGGCTGGAGGAACTGCCGGCCGGCGCGCAGGTGGAGGCGCTGATCGAGATCCCCGGCTTCGCCGACCGGCAGGCGTTGCCGTCGCGCGCGCAGGTGCGCATCACCTGGCTGGAACGCAACGGCGTGCCCGTGCTGAGCAGCCAGCTGCTGGAAGACGCGCTGCGCGATTTCGAGGCACCGGACGGCGACGCGTTCTACTGGATCGCCTGCGAATCGGCACGCGCGCGGATGATGCGCAAGTTCGTCGAAGGCCGCCTCAACGTGCCCAAGGAGTGGATCCGCGCGACGGGGTATTGGAAGTCCGGGCGCGAAGAAGAAGCATAA
- a CDS encoding IS110 family transposase translates to MSLQRFVGIDVAKAELAIHVLPDGLDWTQANTPEEQARLALRLASLGCERIVLEASGGYERAVLQVLSQAGLPVVRLSAQRPRALAHALGLKAKTDALDARLLAVAAQCLPGQPTAVLPAPVQALRELLHLRSTLVAQRDAQRRCMEHVTCEAVRDQWLEVIALLQQRIKEISRQIAQVGAACSRLPTVPGLGPILRATLAARLPELGSVPPRKIAALVGLAPFNRDSGRWHGQRRIQGGRADVRRVLYMATWAAIRAGSPLSHTYARLTSAGKPAKVAIVACMHKYLRWLNAIARDQAPYSPPAIASA, encoded by the coding sequence ATGTCGCTGCAACGCTTTGTCGGGATTGATGTCGCCAAGGCCGAACTGGCCATTCATGTCTTGCCAGACGGGCTGGACTGGACCCAGGCCAATACGCCCGAGGAGCAGGCCCGCCTGGCCCTGCGGCTGGCGTCGCTGGGATGCGAGCGGATCGTGCTGGAAGCCAGCGGCGGCTACGAACGGGCGGTCCTGCAAGTGCTGTCACAGGCTGGCCTGCCCGTGGTCCGGCTGTCTGCCCAGCGCCCCCGGGCGCTGGCGCACGCGTTGGGGCTCAAGGCCAAGACCGACGCCCTGGATGCGCGGTTGCTGGCCGTGGCGGCCCAATGCCTCCCCGGTCAGCCCACTGCCGTGCTGCCTGCGCCAGTGCAAGCGCTGCGCGAACTGCTTCACCTGCGCAGCACCCTGGTCGCCCAGCGCGATGCGCAGCGCCGGTGCATGGAGCACGTGACCTGCGAGGCGGTGCGTGACCAGTGGCTCGAGGTGATCGCGCTGCTGCAACAGCGCATCAAGGAGATCTCCCGGCAAATCGCCCAGGTCGGTGCGGCCTGTTCACGCTTGCCGACCGTGCCTGGGCTTGGCCCGATCCTGCGCGCCACCCTGGCGGCCCGGCTTCCCGAGCTGGGCAGCGTGCCACCGCGCAAGATCGCCGCCTTGGTCGGGCTGGCGCCGTTCAATCGAGACAGCGGCCGCTGGCACGGCCAACGCCGCATCCAGGGCGGACGCGCCGACGTGCGGCGGGTGCTGTACATGGCCACCTGGGCCGCGATCCGTGCAGGCTCGCCGCTGTCACACACCTACGCACGCCTGACCAGCGCGGGCAAACCCGCCAAGGTCGCCATCGTCGCGTGCATGCACAAGTACCTGCGATGGCTCAACGCCATCGCACGCGATCAGGCACCTTACAGCCCCCCTGCGATCGCTTCTGCATGA
- a CDS encoding YceI family protein, which yields MNKTRTLLLPLALALAVVVAQPATSAFAAPAAAAATAIKGATGTYKLDPSHTDVLVQWNHLGFSNPTAHFGDVDGTLVYNAENVAKSSVQVTLPLSGLNSFTAKFDEHLKSADFFDAAKFPTATFKSTKVSAAGTNKLSVAGDLTIKGVTKPVVLAVTLNGAGPHPMRKVPALGFDASTTIKRSDFGLGAYVPNVSDEVKIRITTEALQDAK from the coding sequence ATGAACAAGACCCGCACCCTGCTGCTCCCGCTCGCCCTGGCGCTGGCCGTCGTCGTCGCTCAGCCCGCCACCAGCGCCTTCGCCGCGCCGGCCGCCGCTGCCGCCACCGCGATCAAGGGCGCCACCGGCACCTACAAGCTCGACCCGTCGCACACCGACGTGCTGGTGCAGTGGAACCACCTCGGCTTCTCCAACCCCACCGCGCACTTCGGCGACGTCGACGGCACCCTGGTCTACAACGCCGAGAACGTGGCCAAGTCCAGCGTCCAGGTGACCCTGCCGCTGTCGGGCCTCAACAGCTTCACTGCCAAGTTCGACGAGCACCTGAAGAGCGCCGACTTCTTCGACGCCGCCAAGTTCCCGACCGCCACCTTCAAGAGCACCAAGGTGAGCGCGGCCGGCACCAACAAGCTGAGCGTGGCCGGCGACCTGACCATCAAGGGCGTGACCAAGCCGGTGGTGCTGGCGGTGACCCTCAACGGCGCCGGTCCGCACCCGATGCGCAAGGTGCCGGCGCTGGGCTTCGATGCCAGCACCACGATCAAGCGCAGCGATTTCGGCCTGGGCGCCTACGTCCCGAACGTCAGCGACGAGGTCAAGATCCGCATCACCACCGAGGCGCTGCAGGACGCGAAGTAA
- a CDS encoding malonic semialdehyde reductase, translating into MSDALHDAALDQLFRTARTQNAFRDTPVGEDTLRALYDLLKWGPTAANGSPARFVFVTSAAAKEKLKPALSEGNLAKTLAAPVTVIVAHDEDFHEKLPYLFPHADAKSWFDGPREGRSESAFRNGSLQGAYLILAARSLGLDAGPMSGFDNAKVDAAFFAGTAIKSNFLVNLGYGDPAGLFPRLPRLSFDEAARIE; encoded by the coding sequence ATGTCCGACGCTCTGCACGATGCCGCCCTGGATCAGCTGTTCCGTACCGCCCGCACCCAGAACGCCTTCCGCGACACGCCGGTCGGCGAGGACACCCTGCGCGCCCTGTACGACCTGCTGAAGTGGGGCCCGACCGCGGCCAACGGCAGCCCGGCGCGGTTCGTGTTCGTGACCTCGGCCGCGGCCAAGGAAAAGCTCAAGCCGGCGCTGTCCGAAGGCAACCTGGCCAAGACCCTGGCCGCGCCGGTGACGGTGATCGTGGCCCACGACGAGGACTTCCACGAGAAGTTGCCGTACCTGTTCCCGCACGCCGATGCCAAGAGCTGGTTCGACGGCCCGCGCGAAGGCCGCAGCGAATCGGCGTTCCGCAACGGCTCGCTGCAGGGCGCCTACCTGATCCTGGCCGCGCGCTCGCTGGGCCTGGATGCCGGCCCGATGTCCGGTTTCGACAATGCCAAGGTCGATGCGGCCTTCTTCGCCGGCACCGCGATCAAGTCCAACTTCCTGGTCAACCTGGGCTATGGCGACCCCGCCGGCCTGTTCCCGCGCCTGCCGCGGCTGAGTTTCGACGAAGCTGCGCGCATCGAGTAA
- a CDS encoding mitochondrial fission ELM1 family protein, with protein MKRSGAPWAISDGRAGNARQAEALAAALAGPTPSALPALLLQPHMPWRWLAPRRLPGAAQAYGPGLAELLRQPPALAIGCGRQAALATRLLRARGSAVVQVLDPRLPPRHWDVVVVPEHDRLRGDNVLTLLGSLHPIDDAWLAAARAAFPHFGALPSPRTALLVGGPAALAPWTTEAATATFRDLAAQLREQGGSVLASTSRRTPPAVAHALRQAFAGVPGVVWCGDADGPNPYAGLLGWAERIVCTPDSVNLLSEACATRVPVAVAMPASARGRARGFHAALHARGRLGDVPAVHGAASDGIAPLRETARIAARIRERLQLDAID; from the coding sequence GTGAAACGATCGGGCGCGCCCTGGGCGATTAGCGACGGCCGCGCCGGTAACGCCCGCCAGGCCGAAGCGCTCGCCGCGGCACTGGCCGGACCGACGCCGTCGGCCCTCCCGGCGTTGCTGCTGCAGCCGCACATGCCCTGGCGCTGGCTGGCGCCGCGGCGCTTGCCCGGCGCGGCGCAGGCCTATGGCCCTGGCCTGGCCGAACTGCTGCGGCAACCGCCGGCGCTGGCGATCGGCTGCGGCCGGCAGGCGGCGCTGGCGACGCGGCTGCTGCGCGCGCGCGGCAGCGCCGTGGTGCAGGTGCTGGATCCGCGCCTGCCGCCACGGCACTGGGACGTGGTGGTGGTGCCCGAGCACGATCGGCTGCGCGGCGACAACGTGCTGACCCTGCTCGGCAGCCTGCACCCGATCGACGATGCCTGGCTGGCCGCGGCGCGCGCCGCGTTCCCGCACTTCGGCGCGCTGCCCTCGCCGCGCACCGCGCTGCTGGTCGGCGGCCCCGCCGCGCTGGCGCCATGGACCACCGAGGCGGCGACGGCGACGTTCCGGGACCTGGCGGCGCAACTGCGCGAGCAGGGCGGCAGCGTGCTCGCCAGCACCTCGCGGCGGACCCCGCCGGCGGTGGCCCATGCGCTGCGCCAGGCGTTCGCCGGCGTGCCGGGCGTGGTCTGGTGCGGCGATGCCGACGGCCCCAATCCCTACGCCGGCCTGCTCGGCTGGGCCGAACGCATCGTGTGCACGCCCGATTCGGTGAACCTGCTGTCGGAAGCCTGCGCGACGCGGGTGCCGGTGGCCGTGGCGATGCCGGCGTCGGCGCGCGGCCGCGCGCGCGGCTTCCACGCGGCGCTGCACGCACGCGGCCGCCTCGGCGATGTCCCGGCCGTGCATGGCGCCGCCAGCGACGGGATCGCGCCGCTGCGCGAAACCGCACGCATCGCCGCGCGCATCCGCGAGCGCCTGCAGTTGGACGCCATCGACTGA